CTGCTGTCGCCCGAACAGGCCGACCAGCTGCGCGGCACGCTGCGCCAGCGTCTCCTGACCGTGCAACTGGCCATGCTGATGCGCCAGCCCGCCGTCTGGAAGAGCGAACTCGACCATGTCGGCGGCGCGCTGGCCAAGTATTTCGACGGCCGCTCGCCCGATACCGTCGCCGCCCAGAACGTGGCGCGCGAACTGGCCCAGATCGACATCGCCGTGCGCATGCCCGAGGTGGCCGACAGCCTGAACGCCGTGGCCGCCCTGCGCGCCGCCGGCTTCAAGACCAGCGGGCAGGACTGAGGCCTATGCGTACCTGGTTCTGGACCCTGCTGCTCGCCGTCGTCGCCGTTGCCCTGGCGGTGGTGCTGCGCTCGCATTCGGGCAATGTGCTGCTGCTGGTATGGCCGTGGCGCATCGAGATGTCGCTGACGCTGGCCGTGCTGCTGATCGTCGCTGCTTTCGTCGTGCTGTACGTGGGCCTGCGCGTGCTGGCCTGGCTGCTGGCCATTCCCGACCGCGTGCGGGTCTGGCGCGGCAAGCGCGCCCAGGCGCGCGACCACGAACTGCTCGAGCGCGGCTGGATCAGCCTGCTGGAAGGCCGCTATTCGCAAGCCGAGAAAGACCTGACCCGCCTGCTCGACCAGACCAAGGTGCAGACGCGCCGCGTGCTGGCCGCTTTGTCCTCGGCGCGCGCGGCGCACGGCTTGAGCGAGTTCGATCGCCGTGATCGCTTCCTGGCCAGCGCCCAGGAACACGCCGGCACGGACCCCGGCCTGCTGGAAGCCACCGCCACCGTGTCCGCCGACATGCTGCTGGACCAAGGCCGCGCCGAGCGCGCGCTGGCCGTGCTGGCGCCGCTGGCCGACGGCGGCGCCCGCCACCTGCACACCATGCGCCTGTTGCTGCGCGTGCATGCGGCGCTGAATCACCACGACCAGATGTTCTCGCTGGCGCGCGCGCTGGTGCGTCGCAATGCCTTGCCGCGCCAGGAGGCCGACCAGCTGATCGACGCCTCCGGCGCCGCCCGGCTGCGCGCCGCGGCCGCCAACGACGGCTGGCGCGCCATCTGGAAAGACCTGAAGGCCGAAGAGCGCCTGCTGCCCGAGATCGCGCTGGCCGGCGCCGCCGCCTTCGAAGCGGCGGGCGAGGCGGCCGAGGCTGCCCGCGTGCTGGAAGCGGCGGTCGCCGTGAAGTTCAATCCCGCGCTGGTCGCGGCCTACGCCCGCTGCGACGCCTCGCAGGTGTCCCGTCGCCTGGCGCGCGCCGAGTCCTGGCTGCAATCGCGTCCGACCGATCCCGAGCTGTTGACGGCCCTGGGCATGCTCTGCCTGAACGGCCAGCTGTGGGGCCAGGCCGAGCGCTACCTGCTGCGCAGCGTCAGCCGCCGCAACGACGCGCAGACTCACGCGCTGCTGGGCAGCCTGTACGACCGCCTCGAGCGTCCGGCCGACGCCGTGCGCCACTGGCGCCTGGCGACGGCCGCCAGCATGGCGCTGCCGGTGCTGGCCACCGACGCCGCGCTGCCGGCCGCCGACACGGGTTCCGATCCTTACCGCGTGGACGCCGAGGGCGGCTATGCGGTGGGCCTCGCCGAC
The Achromobacter sp. AONIH1 DNA segment above includes these coding regions:
- a CDS encoding heme biosynthesis HemY N-terminal domain-containing protein, which translates into the protein MRTWFWTLLLAVVAVALAVVLRSHSGNVLLLVWPWRIEMSLTLAVLLIVAAFVVLYVGLRVLAWLLAIPDRVRVWRGKRAQARDHELLERGWISLLEGRYSQAEKDLTRLLDQTKVQTRRVLAALSSARAAHGLSEFDRRDRFLASAQEHAGTDPGLLEATATVSADMLLDQGRAERALAVLAPLADGGARHLHTMRLLLRVHAALNHHDQMFSLARALVRRNALPRQEADQLIDASGAARLRAAAANDGWRAIWKDLKAEERLLPEIALAGAAAFEAAGEAAEAARVLEAAVAVKFNPALVAAYARCDASQVSRRLARAESWLQSRPTDPELLTALGMLCLNGQLWGQAERYLLRSVSRRNDAQTHALLGSLYDRLERPADAVRHWRLATAASMALPVLATDAALPAADTGSDPYRVDAEGGYAVGLADLDDETGPVSGYAALPPAATVADYVLDPDARVSKEQHDRALAPEDAPLAGGTSDFDEYFDSAPLPAAAFEDPVPTYAPAPPAAAKPAAAPAAPVPDTKPPFKNDGEH